From a single bacterium genomic region:
- a CDS encoding MinD/ParA family protein: MISDQAEKLREIAKNNHTTKVITVTSGKGGVGKTNLSVNLAIAYAQMGKRTIIFDADLGLSNVNIVIGLVPGPKYNLHHVLKGQKSILDVVTEAPGGVKIISGAMGVTELSNLSFEQRKNFIEDLNKLTGIADIIIVDTGAGLSANVLSFILAADEVVLMTTAEPTAIADAYGMVKAIGKENEEKRIRLVVNRVNNIIEGKKVVDHFTDIVSQFLNMRVESLGYILEDAVVGKAVRQRNPFALTYPKAKATNCVYHIRDKLENVSEPPKGIANFLKSFFK, from the coding sequence ATGATCTCAGATCAAGCTGAAAAATTAAGAGAGATAGCTAAGAATAATCATACCACTAAGGTAATTACGGTAACAAGTGGTAAAGGTGGCGTCGGAAAGACTAATCTCTCTGTAAATTTAGCTATTGCTTATGCTCAAATGGGCAAGAGAACTATTATCTTTGATGCTGACTTAGGTCTTTCTAATGTAAATATAGTGATAGGACTTGTTCCTGGTCCTAAGTATAATTTACATCATGTTCTTAAGGGACAGAAAAGTATCTTAGATGTGGTTACCGAAGCTCCAGGGGGAGTTAAAATAATATCAGGGGCGATGGGAGTTACTGAGCTTTCCAATCTATCTTTTGAGCAAAGAAAAAATTTTATAGAAGATCTAAATAAGCTTACCGGGATTGCTGATATTATTATTGTCGACACCGGAGCAGGGCTTTCGGCCAATGTCTTAAGTTTTATCTTAGCTGCTGATGAGGTTGTATTGATGACTACGGCTGAACCTACCGCTATTGCCGATGCTTATGGAATGGTAAAGGCGATTGGCAAAGAGAATGAGGAAAAGAGAATAAGATTGGTAGTTAATAGGGTTAATAATATTATCGAGGGAAAGAAAGTAGTAGACCATTTTACTGATATTGTTAGTCAATTTTTAAATATGAGGGTAGAAAGCTTAGGGTATATTCTTGAGGATGCGGTAGTAGGAAAAGCAGTCAGACAAAGAAATCCTTTTGCTTTAACTTATCCTAAGGCTAAAGCTACCAACTGCGTTTATCATATTAGAGATAAGTTAGAGAATGTTTCAGAACCACCTAAAGGAATTGCTAACTTTCTGAAAAGCTTCTTTAAGTAA